A region of Allocoleopsis franciscana PCC 7113 DNA encodes the following proteins:
- a CDS encoding Maf family protein, with product MGIPTFVLASASPARRRLLQNAGIEPVVCSSDFDESQVQLNDPLPLVETLARKKAETVAGQFNDALILGCDSVLSVRGEIHGKPANASEAIARWQQMRGTMGVLYTGHALIDVAKKQTVVRHGTTNVYFAHISDRAIQAYVATGEPLQCAGCFALEGQGSLFVEKIEGCHTNVIGLSLPLLRHMLRQLGYDATDFWSSTPSN from the coding sequence ATGGGTATCCCAACCTTTGTATTAGCCTCCGCTTCGCCTGCTCGCAGACGCTTGTTGCAAAATGCTGGAATTGAACCAGTGGTTTGCTCAAGTGACTTTGATGAATCTCAAGTGCAATTAAATGACCCCCTGCCCTTGGTGGAGACTCTGGCGCGAAAAAAAGCCGAGACGGTTGCAGGTCAATTTAACGATGCCCTAATCTTGGGTTGTGATTCAGTGTTGAGCGTCAGGGGCGAAATTCATGGAAAACCAGCTAATGCCTCCGAAGCGATCGCCCGTTGGCAGCAAATGCGAGGGACGATGGGCGTACTGTATACGGGTCATGCCTTGATTGATGTCGCGAAAAAACAAACTGTAGTTCGCCACGGTACTACAAACGTCTACTTTGCCCATATCAGCGATCGCGCGATTCAAGCCTATGTCGCGACCGGTGAACCCTTGCAATGTGCTGGCTGCTTTGCATTGGAAGGTCAAGGCAGCCTGTTTGTGGAAAAAATAGAAGGTTGTCACACCAATGTGATTGGTCTTAGCTTGCCCCTACTGCGCCACATGCTGAGGCAATTGGGATATGACGCCACCGACTTCTGGTCATCAACTCCCAGTAATTAG
- the psbP gene encoding photosystem II reaction center PsbP, giving the protein MLKAIAALMLLVLSLGLHGCATGISGLKSYVDSTDGYEFLYPNGWVPIQVTTGPDIVFRDLVEQTENVSVIFSEVPKGKTLQDLGTPGEVGYQLQKNAIAPPNSGRQAELVNAEARESGDKTYYLLEYNVKLPNQERHNLASVAVSRGKLYTFNASTTERRWNKMQNVFEQVVKSFSVY; this is encoded by the coding sequence ATGCTCAAAGCAATTGCCGCACTAATGCTGCTGGTACTGAGCCTGGGTTTACATGGATGCGCTACCGGTATCAGCGGATTAAAAAGCTATGTCGATAGCACTGATGGCTATGAGTTTCTTTATCCCAATGGTTGGGTACCCATTCAAGTGACGACCGGACCTGATATTGTGTTCCGTGATTTGGTTGAGCAGACAGAAAACGTTAGCGTCATCTTTAGCGAAGTGCCAAAAGGGAAAACCCTGCAAGATTTGGGAACACCCGGAGAAGTGGGCTATCAGTTGCAAAAAAATGCGATCGCACCTCCAAATTCGGGTCGCCAAGCGGAATTGGTTAACGCCGAAGCGCGTGAGTCTGGGGATAAAACTTATTACCTTCTGGAATATAATGTCAAGCTTCCCAACCAAGAACGGCACAACCTTGCCAGCGTGGCGGTGAGTCGTGGCAAACTCTACACCTTTAATGCTTCAACCACGGAACGACGCTGGAATAAGATGCAGAATGTGTTTGAGCAAGTGGTTAAGTCTTTTTCAGTGTATTGA
- a CDS encoding tetratricopeptide repeat protein — MNQTYRTLAFLGFTTILVGLPKAVFAQLPPVPGLIAAQQQQGVSAVELYNRGVDKLNAGNYQGAIADFDQALQLDSKDADTYYNRGYAYHTIGSYEKAITDYTEAIRLNPKFAQAYSNRGYTYFVLKNYQQSIADATKAIELNQSSDNAYVSRGNAHDELGNHDAALADYEKALSLNPNSARAFYNRGLTRNRLNQHQSAIQDYSQAIRIQPEFAEAYYNRGLSRFTLKNYQDAIADLKKAAELFKQNGRTDNYQSAMDVIKNIQELGNS, encoded by the coding sequence ATGAACCAGACTTATCGAACACTCGCTTTTTTGGGATTTACTACCATTCTGGTTGGACTACCTAAAGCCGTTTTTGCCCAGCTTCCCCCTGTTCCAGGGCTGATTGCCGCTCAGCAGCAGCAAGGGGTGAGCGCTGTGGAGTTGTATAACCGAGGCGTTGATAAACTCAATGCGGGGAATTATCAAGGAGCGATTGCGGATTTTGACCAGGCGTTGCAACTTGACTCCAAAGATGCGGATACTTATTATAATCGTGGATACGCTTATCACACGATAGGTAGTTACGAAAAGGCAATCACAGACTACACTGAAGCGATTCGGTTGAACCCAAAATTTGCTCAAGCCTACAGCAATCGAGGCTATACCTATTTTGTGTTGAAAAATTACCAACAATCGATTGCTGATGCCACCAAAGCCATTGAACTGAATCAAAGCAGTGACAACGCTTATGTCAGCCGGGGGAATGCTCACGACGAACTGGGAAACCATGATGCCGCATTGGCTGACTATGAGAAAGCGCTCTCCCTCAATCCCAACAGTGCTAGGGCGTTTTACAACCGAGGTTTAACCCGTAATCGCCTCAATCAGCATCAATCCGCTATTCAAGATTACTCCCAAGCGATTCGGATTCAACCCGAATTTGCCGAAGCCTATTACAATCGAGGACTCTCTCGCTTCACTTTGAAAAACTATCAAGATGCGATCGCAGACTTGAAAAAAGCTGCCGAACTTTTCAAACAGAACGGTAGGACAGACAATTACCAGAGTGCGATGGATGTGATTAAAAACATACAGGAGCTAGGTAACTCCTAA
- the psb34 gene encoding photosystem II assembly protein Psb34, which translates to MPFTKEEGGLINNFAPETKTYLAEPPTGAQKRNYILLGLAALVLVGGLVFVAYSASGMS; encoded by the coding sequence ATGCCATTTACTAAAGAAGAAGGCGGTCTAATCAATAATTTTGCTCCAGAAACCAAGACTTACTTGGCAGAGCCTCCGACAGGCGCTCAAAAACGAAATTATATTTTATTAGGTTTGGCAGCACTGGTACTCGTTGGGGGGTTAGTGTTCGTCGCTTACTCAGCCTCTGGTATGAGCTAG
- a CDS encoding carbon dioxide-concentrating mechanism protein CcmK, whose amino-acid sequence MSTVAVGSIETKGFPAVLAAADAMVKAGRVTLVGYIRVGSARFTVNIRGDVSEVKTAMDAGIAAVERVYGGALESWVIIPRPHENVEAVLPIAYSAEVEQYRDAVENPIMPRRANGSSF is encoded by the coding sequence ATGTCAACAGTCGCAGTTGGGTCCATTGAAACGAAGGGCTTTCCTGCTGTACTCGCCGCAGCAGATGCAATGGTCAAAGCAGGTAGAGTCACTTTAGTGGGATATATCCGAGTAGGGAGCGCTCGCTTTACAGTTAATATTCGCGGGGATGTTTCGGAGGTAAAAACCGCTATGGACGCTGGAATTGCGGCTGTAGAAAGAGTTTACGGTGGTGCGTTAGAGTCTTGGGTAATCATTCCTCGTCCGCACGAAAATGTTGAAGCGGTTCTGCCCATTGCTTATTCGGCTGAAGTTGAACAGTACCGGGATGCTGTGGAAAACCCCATCATGCCTAGACGCGCAAACGGCTCTTCCTTTTAA